From a single Arachis hypogaea cultivar Tifrunner chromosome 3, arahy.Tifrunner.gnm2.J5K5, whole genome shotgun sequence genomic region:
- the LOC112771929 gene encoding pathogenesis-related protein 1B, producing the protein MGRLPILAVLTSFVNILPLCLLAQNSPQDYLKLHNAARAIVGVEPLVWDSELESYANKFLSRHTVDCLRVEQIQYTLYGRNFASYDSSFENFSGADAVASWVEQRQNYDYKSNSCIDGTPTCLTYIQVVSKASTHLGCARVKCINGDTLVGCYYHPAPIAGQRPY; encoded by the coding sequence atgggaaggttGCCGATTTTGGCAGTGTTAACAAGTTTTGTAAACATACTTCCATTATGTTTGTTGGCTCAAAACTCTCCACAAGACTATCTTAAACTTCACAATGCTGCACGTGCTATAGTTGGAGTTGAACCTTTAGTATGGGACTCTGAGTTAGAATCATATGCTAACAAATTTTTGAGTAGGCATACTGTAGACTGTTTGAGGGTGGAACAGATTCAGTATACTCTCTATGGCCGGAACTTTGCATCATATGATTCCTCATTTGAAAACTTTTCCGGTGCAGATGCCGTGGCATCATGGGTGGAACAGAGACAAAACTATGACTACAAATCCAACTCTTGTATTGATGGTACCCCTACATGTCTTACCTACATTCAGGTTGTTTCCAAGGCATCTACTCATTTAGGGTGTGCTAGAGTCAAGTGCATCAATGGAGACACTCTGGTTGGCTGTTACTATCACCCTGCTCCTATTGCAGGTCAACGCCCCTACTGA